A genomic window from Methylorubrum extorquens includes:
- a CDS encoding Vgb family protein — MTSDANGTIFVSSIADGGVLKLAADGAVTSQFLKPGDHGTRSTFGLLADPQRGVLWVASNDATALGAKGPTGTEGAWVKAFDVATGAMKTSVRLPGAKALANDFALDGDGSLYVTNTFAPQILRLKPGATEFEVFIEDPALSKGLDGIAFGPDGNLYVNTFMGGELFRIEVKQGAAGQVTQLETPRPLKFPDGLRAFKDGFLMVEGSGALSRVTVSGNSARIEPIGQFAGPTGVAVSGDRIWVCEGQLGLMSKPPEAGGDAPSFHLRSVNVQ, encoded by the coding sequence GTGACGTCGGACGCGAACGGCACGATCTTTGTGAGCAGCATCGCGGATGGCGGGGTTCTCAAGCTCGCCGCGGACGGGGCCGTCACGTCGCAGTTCCTGAAGCCGGGCGACCATGGCACCCGGTCGACCTTCGGCCTGCTCGCCGATCCCCAGCGTGGCGTGCTTTGGGTCGCCTCGAACGACGCCACGGCCCTCGGAGCGAAGGGGCCGACCGGCACGGAAGGCGCGTGGGTCAAGGCCTTCGATGTCGCGACGGGGGCCATGAAGACGAGTGTCAGGCTGCCCGGCGCCAAGGCGCTCGCGAACGACTTCGCCCTCGACGGCGACGGCTCGCTCTACGTCACCAACACGTTCGCGCCCCAGATCCTGCGGCTCAAACCCGGCGCCACGGAGTTCGAGGTCTTCATCGAGGACCCGGCCCTGAGCAAGGGGCTCGACGGCATTGCCTTCGGCCCCGACGGGAACCTCTACGTCAACACCTTCATGGGCGGCGAGCTGTTTCGCATCGAGGTGAAGCAGGGCGCGGCCGGTCAGGTCACGCAGCTCGAAACGCCGCGTCCGCTGAAGTTCCCGGACGGGCTGCGGGCCTTCAAGGACGGGTTCCTGATGGTCGAGGGCAGCGGCGCCCTGAGCCGTGTCACGGTCTCCGGAAACAGTGCCAGGATCGAGCCGATCGGGCAGTTCGCGGGCCCCACCGGCGTAGCGGTTTCCGGCGACAGGATCTGGGTCTGCGAGGGCCAATTGGGGCTCATGTCCAAGCCGCCCGAGGCCGGAGGTGACGCACCGAGCTTCCATCTCCGCTCCGTGAACGTCCAATAA
- a CDS encoding PaaI family thioesterase, whose amino-acid sequence MTGEAHPETHAPSRRRVVEWADPRSIAAAGQALAGIDFLRALLAGEIAPPPVIQLLGIEFVSADPGTATMRMPAAEYLFNPLGSVHGGSLATLLDSVMGCAVHSTLPVGRGYTTLEFKLNFLRAATDRSGLLTAVGQVIHAGRQQAVAEGRLSDESGRLVATASTTCLLFDLPTAGTHPAVG is encoded by the coding sequence ATGACGGGCGAAGCGCATCCTGAAACGCACGCACCTTCGCGGCGCAGGGTCGTCGAGTGGGCCGATCCTCGTTCCATCGCCGCGGCGGGACAAGCCCTGGCAGGGATCGACTTCCTGCGCGCGCTCCTAGCGGGGGAGATCGCGCCACCGCCCGTGATCCAATTGCTCGGTATCGAGTTCGTGTCCGCCGATCCTGGCACGGCCACCATGCGCATGCCGGCCGCGGAGTACCTCTTCAATCCGTTGGGCTCCGTCCATGGCGGATCCCTTGCCACGCTTCTCGACAGCGTCATGGGGTGTGCCGTGCACTCCACCTTGCCGGTCGGACGCGGCTACACGACGCTCGAGTTCAAGTTGAATTTCCTGCGCGCGGCCACCGATCGGTCCGGCCTTCTGACGGCCGTCGGGCAAGTCATCCACGCCGGTCGGCAACAAGCCGTGGCCGAAGGTCGCCTCAGCGACGAGTCCGGCCGCCTCGTCGCGACCGCAAGCACGACCTGCCTCCTGTTCGATCTGCCTACCGCCGGGACGCATCCCGCCGTCGGCTGA
- a CDS encoding thiolase family protein: MSTRQIVLCHPVRTAIGGYGGSLKDVAATELGAVAVRETLRRAGLDASRLGSVTMGNVVQAGNRMNPARQAAVNGGVPVSVPALTVNRVCGSGAQAIATAADEIRLGHHDVAVAGGMENMDRAPYLMGSGRWGHRMGHAQLLDSMLADGLVDAFSGEHSGWHTEAVAAHSEIGREAQDAWAARSQQRFERARSAGAFDGEIVPVEIKGRRGVEIFTRDEAPRPETNVETLARLKPAFRKDGTITAGNAPGLNSGASAMIVAERAFAETKGLDAFGRLVAYGVGACEPGLFGLGPIPAVRQALERAGWSLGDLERVEINEAFAVVPLAVAKELGLPEDIVNVEGGAIAHGHPIGATGAVLTTRLLHSMRRDGIRRGLVTLCIGGGQGIALAVEAA, from the coding sequence ATGTCGACCCGCCAGATCGTGCTTTGCCATCCTGTCCGCACCGCCATCGGCGGTTACGGCGGCAGCCTCAAGGACGTCGCAGCGACCGAACTCGGCGCGGTCGCGGTCCGTGAGACCCTGCGCCGCGCCGGCCTCGACGCCAGCCGGCTCGGCAGCGTGACGATGGGCAACGTCGTGCAGGCCGGCAACCGCATGAACCCGGCCCGACAGGCCGCAGTGAACGGCGGTGTGCCCGTTTCCGTGCCGGCGCTGACCGTCAACCGCGTCTGCGGCTCGGGAGCCCAGGCCATCGCCACGGCGGCCGACGAGATCCGGCTCGGCCATCACGACGTCGCGGTCGCGGGCGGCATGGAGAACATGGACCGGGCGCCGTACCTGATGGGGAGTGGGCGCTGGGGTCATCGGATGGGCCACGCCCAGCTCCTCGACAGCATGCTCGCCGACGGCCTCGTCGATGCCTTCTCGGGCGAGCATTCCGGCTGGCACACCGAGGCCGTGGCCGCCCACTCGGAGATCGGCCGGGAGGCGCAGGACGCCTGGGCGGCCCGCTCCCAGCAGCGGTTCGAGAGGGCTCGGTCCGCGGGCGCCTTCGACGGGGAGATCGTTCCAGTCGAGATCAAGGGCCGCAGAGGCGTAGAGATCTTCACGCGCGACGAGGCTCCCCGTCCCGAGACCAACGTCGAGACGCTGGCGAGGCTGAAGCCGGCGTTCCGGAAGGACGGCACCATCACGGCCGGCAACGCGCCGGGCCTGAACTCGGGCGCTTCCGCGATGATCGTGGCCGAACGGGCCTTCGCGGAAACCAAGGGCCTCGACGCGTTCGGTCGCCTCGTCGCGTACGGCGTCGGCGCCTGCGAGCCGGGCCTGTTCGGCCTTGGTCCGATACCGGCCGTGCGCCAGGCGCTGGAACGGGCCGGATGGTCGCTCGGCGACCTGGAGCGCGTCGAGATCAACGAGGCCTTCGCGGTGGTGCCGCTCGCCGTGGCCAAGGAGCTTGGCCTGCCCGAGGACATCGTCAACGTCGAGGGCGGAGCCATCGCGCACGGCCATCCGATCGGGGCGACCGGCGCGGTCCTGACGACCCGCCTGCTCCATTCCATGCGCCGGGACGGCATCCGGCGCGGGCTGGTCACGCTCTGCATCGGCGGCGGCCAGGGCATCGCCCTCGCCGTCGAGGCCGCCTGA
- a CDS encoding MATE family efflux transporter, with the protein MDTRTRRLLEAPLVPTLARMAAPNILVMAVQTSVGLIETYFVSMLGTDALAGMAIVFPVVMLVQMLSAGGMGGAIQSAVSRTLGADRRADAGILAWHATALGLGLGIATSVVALPLGPTLYALMGGAGGSLRAATTYASIVLGGAVLIWLFNALSAVIRGTGNMALPAIVTCVGAVVLVPLSPALIFGWGPFPELGVAGGGVAFAAYYAVGSAVFAAYIWSGRGVLRPSRRLPKLTWAPSREILRIGVLSGIASVTSNVTVIAATVFVGAAGPAAVAGYGTGARLEYLLVPLVFGLGSPIAAIVGTALGAGDHARARRAALTGAAAAGVLTECIGIAAALHPVAWLGLFGDDPAMLDTGSLYLRVVGPFYGFFGFGLALYFAAQGAGRVGWPLAASLLRMGVALGGAWTASALGFGSGGTFLAVSAGFVVMGLVNAAAFATGRMFSRDPTDLPSVTPLPAAAAVARR; encoded by the coding sequence ATGGACACACGCACGCGCCGCCTGCTGGAAGCGCCTCTCGTGCCGACCCTGGCCCGGATGGCCGCGCCCAACATTCTGGTGATGGCGGTCCAGACCTCCGTCGGCCTGATCGAGACGTATTTCGTGTCGATGCTCGGGACCGACGCGTTGGCCGGCATGGCCATCGTCTTCCCGGTGGTGATGCTGGTCCAGATGCTCTCCGCCGGCGGGATGGGGGGCGCCATCCAGTCGGCGGTCTCCCGCACGCTGGGTGCGGACCGACGGGCGGATGCGGGAATCCTGGCTTGGCACGCGACGGCGCTCGGCCTGGGGCTCGGCATCGCGACGAGCGTCGTTGCCCTTCCCCTGGGGCCCACTCTCTACGCACTGATGGGTGGGGCCGGAGGCTCGCTCCGGGCCGCGACCACCTACGCGAGCATCGTTTTGGGCGGGGCAGTCCTGATTTGGCTGTTCAACGCGCTGTCGGCGGTGATCCGCGGCACCGGCAACATGGCGCTCCCGGCCATCGTCACCTGCGTCGGGGCCGTCGTGCTGGTGCCGCTCTCGCCCGCGCTGATCTTCGGCTGGGGACCGTTCCCCGAGCTTGGGGTCGCGGGCGGCGGCGTGGCGTTCGCGGCCTACTACGCCGTGGGGTCCGCGGTCTTCGCCGCCTACATCTGGTCGGGCCGCGGCGTGTTGCGCCCGAGCCGGCGCTTGCCGAAACTGACCTGGGCCCCGTCCCGGGAGATCCTCCGCATCGGGGTGCTCTCGGGCATCGCCAGCGTGACCTCCAACGTCACGGTCATCGCCGCCACTGTCTTCGTAGGGGCAGCCGGGCCGGCGGCCGTGGCCGGGTACGGCACCGGTGCGCGGCTGGAATATCTCTTGGTTCCCCTCGTCTTCGGTCTGGGCTCGCCCATCGCGGCCATCGTCGGTACGGCCTTGGGAGCCGGGGACCATGCCCGCGCCCGTCGGGCAGCCCTGACCGGCGCAGCCGCCGCCGGCGTCCTGACGGAATGCATCGGGATCGCGGCCGCCCTGCATCCGGTCGCCTGGCTTGGCCTGTTCGGGGACGACCCGGCGATGCTCGACACGGGCTCGCTCTATCTGCGTGTGGTCGGCCCGTTCTACGGGTTCTTCGGGTTCGGGCTGGCCCTCTACTTCGCAGCCCAGGGCGCGGGTCGCGTCGGCTGGCCGCTCGCTGCCAGCCTGCTCCGGATGGGGGTGGCGCTGGGCGGAGCCTGGACTGCCTCGGCGCTCGGGTTCGGGTCGGGTGGCACCTTCCTCGCCGTCTCGGCCGGGTTCGTCGTCATGGGCCTCGTCAACGCAGCGGCCTTCGCGACGGGCCGCATGTTCTCGCGCGATCCCACCGACCTCCCGTCCGTGACGCCCTTGCCCGCCGCGGCTGCGGTCGCCAGGCGCTGA
- a CDS encoding DoxX family protein — protein sequence MIVTSNGRRLGEWALRLLLTVVFVVAAGMKLTASEFEVSNFGRFGYPSWFMYAVGIAQLLGAGSLWVRGSVAYGALLLAALMAGGVFSHLRAGDPVVMAAPALGLLVLLCGLAFARRGELLPRRG from the coding sequence ATGATTGTCACATCCAATGGGCGACGCCTCGGCGAGTGGGCGCTCCGACTCCTGCTCACGGTGGTCTTCGTCGTCGCGGCCGGGATGAAGCTCACGGCGTCCGAGTTCGAGGTCTCGAATTTCGGGCGCTTCGGCTACCCGTCCTGGTTCATGTACGCGGTCGGCATCGCCCAGTTGCTCGGCGCGGGCTCGCTCTGGGTCCGGGGTTCCGTCGCCTACGGGGCGCTGTTGCTGGCCGCGCTGATGGCCGGCGGTGTCTTCAGTCACCTTCGCGCCGGTGACCCGGTCGTGATGGCCGCTCCGGCGCTGGGGCTGCTGGTGCTTCTGTGCGGCCTCGCCTTCGCCCGGCGAGGTGAGCTTCTACCTCGACGGGGCTGA
- a CDS encoding oxidoreductase, with amino-acid sequence MAQGSIKTAIVTGAAGGIGLSTATALQAAGYRVFGTSRKPAPNGGGGTRMLVCDVTDEASVADMVETVFGETGRIDLLVNNAGFGISGPAEETSVAQAQAMFDVNLFGVIRTTQAVLPLMRAQRGGRIVNVSSVQGFIPAPYMALYGASKHAVEGYSESLDHEVRGQGIRVVLVEPAFTRTAFDENLVRPDKPLAIYEADRAGRGKFWSEVMKTADAPEVVAKVILKAATAEAPKRRYAAGPKARQVSLLRRFVPAGAFDKALRKEMQLPPMS; translated from the coding sequence GTGGCTCAGGGAAGCATCAAGACCGCAATCGTCACCGGCGCAGCCGGTGGCATCGGGTTATCGACCGCAACGGCCTTGCAGGCCGCGGGCTATCGTGTGTTCGGGACGAGCCGGAAGCCCGCTCCGAATGGGGGCGGCGGGACCAGGATGCTGGTGTGCGACGTCACCGACGAGGCATCCGTCGCCGACATGGTCGAGACGGTCTTCGGCGAGACCGGACGCATCGATCTCCTGGTGAACAATGCCGGCTTCGGTATCAGCGGCCCTGCCGAGGAGACCTCAGTCGCGCAAGCCCAGGCCATGTTCGACGTGAACCTGTTCGGCGTCATCCGGACGACCCAGGCGGTTCTGCCCCTGATGCGCGCCCAGAGAGGCGGTCGCATCGTCAACGTCAGCTCGGTGCAGGGCTTCATACCGGCCCCCTACATGGCGCTGTACGGCGCCAGCAAGCACGCGGTCGAGGGCTACTCGGAGTCGCTCGACCACGAGGTTCGCGGCCAGGGCATCCGGGTCGTGCTCGTCGAGCCCGCCTTCACGCGGACTGCCTTCGACGAGAACCTGGTCCGGCCCGATAAGCCCCTGGCCATCTACGAGGCGGACCGGGCCGGGCGCGGCAAGTTCTGGAGCGAGGTCATGAAGACCGCCGATGCGCCCGAGGTCGTGGCGAAGGTCATCCTGAAGGCCGCGACCGCGGAGGCGCCGAAGCGCCGTTACGCGGCGGGACCGAAGGCGCGGCAGGTCAGCCTCCTGCGCCGGTTCGTCCCGGCGGGCGCCTTCGACAAGGCCCTTCGTAAGGAAATGCAGCTTCCGCCGATGTCCTGA
- a CDS encoding class I SAM-dependent methyltransferase, translated as MAERDAVQAADWKGQDGGRWVAYQARLEAMLAPFGKAALEAAAPAAGEHVLDVGCGAGASSFALAARVGAKGHVLGVDISEPLIGRARALAPRDMPAMFQLADAGSVALPEGAFDILFSRFGVMFFDDPIGTFEHLRRALRPGGRVAFVCWRGAAENDWVRLPMSAINDIVPPTARPDPEAPSPFAFGDRGRVERILSAAGFTDIDIAPFDASVPFGEGETRDAAIDDAVEMTFEVGPLARALADQPDDIRARALAAVRAAFAGRASERSVMMDAAAWIVTARNPAS; from the coding sequence ATGGCGGAGCGAGATGCCGTTCAGGCCGCCGATTGGAAGGGTCAGGACGGGGGGCGCTGGGTCGCTTACCAAGCCCGGCTCGAAGCCATGCTGGCTCCGTTCGGTAAGGCCGCTCTCGAAGCCGCCGCGCCCGCGGCGGGCGAGCACGTGCTCGACGTCGGCTGCGGCGCTGGCGCATCGAGTTTCGCTCTGGCCGCCCGTGTCGGCGCGAAGGGGCACGTGCTGGGCGTGGACATATCCGAACCGCTGATCGGCAGAGCTCGCGCCCTCGCGCCAAGGGATATGCCGGCCATGTTCCAGCTGGCCGACGCCGGCAGCGTCGCGCTGCCCGAGGGCGCGTTCGACATCCTGTTCTCGCGGTTCGGGGTGATGTTCTTCGACGATCCGATAGGGACGTTCGAGCATCTGCGCCGCGCGCTCCGGCCGGGCGGCCGGGTCGCCTTCGTCTGTTGGCGCGGCGCGGCCGAGAACGATTGGGTGCGCCTCCCGATGAGCGCGATCAACGACATCGTCCCGCCGACTGCGCGGCCCGATCCCGAGGCACCTAGCCCTTTCGCGTTCGGCGACCGCGGGCGGGTGGAGCGCATCCTGTCGGCGGCCGGCTTCACCGATATCGATATCGCGCCCTTCGATGCTTCCGTCCCGTTCGGCGAGGGCGAGACGCGGGACGCGGCAATCGACGACGCGGTGGAGATGACGTTCGAGGTCGGCCCGCTGGCACGCGCACTCGCTGATCAGCCCGACGACATCCGCGCCCGCGCCTTGGCCGCGGTTCGTGCCGCCTTCGCGGGCCGCGCCAGCGAGCGGTCAGTGATGATGGACGCCGCCGCGTGGATCGTCACGGCGCGCAATCCGGCAAGCTGA
- a CDS encoding NAD(P)/FAD-dependent oxidoreductase, which produces MDDVIIIGGSFAGLAGALQLGRARRKVTVLDTGLPRNRFAGHSHGLLGHDHKPPSDILAEARRQLARYPTIRLVSARADSVSGAIDDFSVLTGDGESLGARRLILSYGVADQMPAVPGFAEGWGKSIVPCPYCDGFEVAGRHWGLVWSGPQSNNFAKLYRDWTDTLTLFADGHDIKPDIRASLASRNVPVVDGRIVEVVNHGGDAAGVIVDTGLHVPVDILFAHPRNKPSARLHETLGLATVDTPGGIALKVDERRETNVPGIYAAGDLATPGMPSVTQASSQGAMAGIFAQQSMVV; this is translated from the coding sequence ATGGATGATGTGATCATCATCGGCGGCAGCTTTGCCGGCCTCGCCGGCGCCCTGCAGCTCGGCCGTGCCCGCCGCAAGGTCACCGTTCTCGACACCGGCCTGCCGCGTAACCGCTTCGCTGGCCATTCGCACGGCCTGCTCGGCCACGACCACAAGCCACCATCGGACATCCTGGCCGAGGCGCGCCGGCAGTTGGCGCGCTACCCCACGATCAGGCTGGTCAGCGCGCGGGCCGACAGCGTTTCCGGAGCCATCGACGATTTTTCCGTCCTGACCGGCGATGGCGAAAGCCTCGGGGCGCGCCGCCTGATCCTGAGCTATGGCGTCGCCGATCAAATGCCCGCTGTCCCGGGCTTTGCCGAAGGCTGGGGCAAGTCCATCGTGCCATGCCCCTATTGCGACGGCTTCGAGGTCGCGGGCCGGCACTGGGGCCTTGTCTGGTCCGGGCCCCAGTCGAACAACTTTGCCAAGCTGTATCGCGATTGGACCGACACGTTGACGCTCTTCGCCGACGGTCACGACATCAAGCCCGACATCCGCGCCAGTCTGGCGAGCCGCAACGTACCTGTCGTGGATGGCCGGATCGTCGAGGTCGTGAATCACGGGGGCGATGCTGCCGGCGTCATTGTCGACACCGGCCTCCATGTCCCGGTCGACATCCTGTTCGCGCATCCTCGCAACAAGCCCTCGGCACGCCTGCATGAAACACTGGGCCTCGCCACGGTCGACACGCCCGGCGGCATCGCCCTCAAGGTCGACGAGCGCCGCGAAACCAACGTGCCCGGCATCTACGCCGCCGGTGACCTCGCCACCCCCGGAATGCCCTCAGTCACCCAGGCATCATCGCAAGGTGCGATGGCGGGCATCTTCGCCCAGCAATCGATGGTGGTTTGA
- a CDS encoding TonB-dependent receptor plug domain-containing protein encodes MPHLCRSALRGALALSCALPILACAPAAAQQTAAPFAAAPAGVETTLDEISVAATGVPTPTAQVGSSVTVLTERTLEQQQRRTVPDALQQVPGLNVVQTGGPGGQTSVFIRGANSNHTKVLIDGIDATDPSNGNGSFDFGQLLTDDLARIEVLRGPQSGLYGSDAIGGVISFTTKRGEGPARASLRLEGGSFGTFNQSGRISGAENGFDYSVSVAHFRAAATPVTPPDLVPFGRPIHPNFYDNETVSAKFGYQFTDTFRINSVTRFINSRLLLTGDDFSTFPAAPAAFRSEAAVQQIFTRNEAEWTPFAGFHNILAINYSNLFNRQQGPLDPLATPDGTTGLGERTRFEYRGDYLLSPGNIVLFGAQRDEESLFTTSPGSVPDSLRARNGNTAGYGEVQLTPFNRAFLVANLRHDENDQFGPATTFRVAPSYILPFTDTRLKGSVGTGFKAPTLSQLYQSFPAFNFFANPNLKPEESLGYDAGFEQPLGDRVLVGATYYRNDFTNLINTNASFTSNENVGKAVSYGAEAFASVRFTETLSGRVDYTNTVTKNEITNQELLRRPRHKGSATAFWNPSPGLSFSGTVIVLGSFVDGNRDFSVPRLKNPGFTLVNLAVNYDVSETVSVFGRIDNLFDRRYENPTGFLGPGLAVYGGVRLTSF; translated from the coding sequence GTGCCCCATCTCTGCCGATCCGCGCTTCGCGGAGCGCTGGCTTTGTCCTGCGCCCTTCCCATCCTCGCCTGCGCTCCCGCCGCGGCCCAGCAAACCGCCGCCCCCTTCGCTGCCGCCCCGGCCGGCGTCGAGACCACCCTCGACGAAATCTCGGTCGCGGCGACCGGCGTGCCGACACCGACCGCCCAGGTGGGATCGAGCGTGACCGTGCTGACCGAGCGGACACTCGAACAGCAGCAGCGCCGCACCGTGCCGGACGCGCTCCAGCAGGTGCCGGGCCTCAACGTCGTTCAGACGGGTGGTCCCGGCGGCCAGACCTCCGTCTTCATCCGAGGCGCCAACTCCAACCACACCAAGGTGCTGATCGATGGCATCGACGCGACCGACCCGTCGAACGGCAACGGGTCGTTCGACTTCGGCCAACTCCTGACGGACGACCTCGCGCGCATCGAGGTGCTGCGCGGCCCCCAGAGCGGCCTCTACGGCTCGGACGCCATCGGCGGCGTGATTTCCTTCACGACCAAGCGCGGCGAGGGGCCGGCGCGGGCGTCGCTGCGCCTGGAGGGCGGCTCGTTCGGGACCTTCAACCAGTCGGGTCGGATCAGCGGTGCCGAGAACGGCTTCGACTACTCGGTCTCGGTCGCCCATTTCCGGGCGGCCGCAACCCCCGTCACGCCGCCCGACCTCGTGCCGTTCGGGCGCCCGATCCATCCGAACTTCTACGACAACGAGACCGTCTCGGCGAAGTTCGGCTACCAGTTCACCGACACGTTCCGCATCAACTCGGTCACGCGCTTCATCAACTCACGGCTGCTGCTGACCGGCGACGACTTCAGCACCTTCCCGGCGGCACCCGCGGCCTTCCGCAGCGAGGCGGCGGTCCAGCAAATCTTCACCCGCAACGAGGCCGAGTGGACGCCGTTCGCCGGCTTCCACAACATCCTCGCCATCAACTACTCGAACCTGTTCAACCGGCAGCAGGGGCCTCTCGATCCGCTGGCGACACCCGACGGGACCACGGGCTTGGGCGAACGGACACGCTTTGAGTATCGCGGCGACTATCTGCTCTCACCCGGCAACATCGTGTTGTTCGGCGCCCAGCGGGACGAGGAGAGCCTGTTCACGACCTCGCCGGGCTCCGTTCCCGACTCCTTGCGGGCGAGGAACGGCAACACCGCGGGTTACGGCGAGGTGCAGCTCACGCCGTTCAACCGCGCCTTCCTCGTCGCCAATCTCCGCCATGACGAGAACGACCAGTTCGGCCCGGCCACCACATTCCGGGTCGCACCGAGTTACATCTTGCCGTTCACGGACACGCGCCTGAAGGGCAGCGTCGGGACGGGCTTCAAGGCGCCGACGCTGAGCCAACTCTACCAGAGCTTCCCGGCGTTCAACTTCTTCGCCAACCCGAACCTCAAGCCCGAGGAGAGCCTCGGCTACGATGCGGGCTTCGAGCAGCCGCTCGGCGACCGGGTTCTGGTCGGAGCCACCTATTACCGCAACGACTTCACCAACCTCATCAACACCAACGCGAGCTTCACCTCGAACGAGAACGTCGGCAAGGCCGTATCCTACGGTGCGGAGGCGTTCGCCTCGGTCCGGTTCACGGAGACGCTGTCGGGCCGCGTCGATTACACCAACACGGTCACCAAGAACGAGATCACCAACCAGGAGCTTCTGCGCCGACCGCGACACAAGGGCAGCGCCACGGCGTTCTGGAACCCTTCGCCGGGCCTGAGCTTCAGCGGCACGGTGATCGTGCTCGGTTCCTTCGTCGACGGCAACCGGGACTTCTCCGTTCCACGCCTGAAGAACCCTGGCTTCACCCTCGTCAACCTCGCGGTCAACTACGATGTCAGCGAGACGGTCAGCGTGTTCGGGCGCATCGATAACCTGTTCGACCGTCGCTACGAGAATCCGACGGGGTTCCTCGGGCCGGGGCTCGCCGTCTACGGCGGCGTGCGCCTGACCAGCTTCTGA